The following proteins are encoded in a genomic region of Arthrobacter jiangjiafuii:
- the rplL gene encoding 50S ribosomal protein L7/L12, translating to MAKLTNEELIAAFKELSIIELSDFVKLFEETFDVTAAAVAVAGPAGGAAEAEDEQTEFDVILEAAGDKKIAVIKEVRALTSLGLKEAKDVVDSAPKAVLEGATKEAAEKAKEALEAAGATVTVK from the coding sequence ATGGCGAAGCTGACCAACGAAGAGCTCATTGCAGCCTTCAAGGAACTGTCCATCATCGAGCTGTCTGATTTCGTCAAGCTCTTCGAAGAGACCTTCGACGTTACCGCTGCTGCTGTTGCAGTTGCCGGTCCCGCCGGTGGCGCTGCAGAAGCCGAAGACGAGCAGACTGAATTCGACGTCATCCTCGAAGCAGCCGGCGACAAGAAGATTGCCGTCATCAAGGAAGTTCGTGCCCTGACTTCCCTGGGCCTGAAGGAAGCCAAGGACGTTGTAGACAGCGCCCCGAAGGCTGTCCTGGAAGGCGCTACGAAGGAAGCCGCAGAGAAGGCAAAGGAAGCCCTCGAGGCTGCCGGCGCCACGGTTACCGTCAAGTAG
- the rplJ gene encoding 50S ribosomal protein L10 gives MATPTKVSAVEEIVTDFKDSTAAVLTEYRGLTVAQLKELRRSLGQDTKYSVVKNTLTGIAAKEAGIDAFDGQLAGPTAIAFIKGDAVAAAKSLTDFAKTNPQLIIKTGVFEGNNLDAAGVVALAALESREFQLARVAGALKAPMSMLVRSVDALRLKLDEGTESAPAAEEAPAAAEEAPAAEAATEE, from the coding sequence ATGGCTACCCCAACAAAGGTATCGGCAGTTGAAGAAATCGTCACCGATTTCAAGGATTCAACTGCTGCCGTCCTAACCGAATACCGCGGGCTCACCGTTGCACAGCTCAAGGAGCTGCGTCGTTCGCTCGGCCAGGACACTAAGTACTCGGTCGTCAAGAACACCCTGACTGGCATTGCAGCCAAGGAAGCCGGCATCGACGCGTTCGACGGCCAGCTTGCCGGACCCACTGCAATCGCCTTCATCAAGGGTGACGCAGTTGCAGCTGCAAAGAGCCTGACGGATTTTGCCAAGACCAACCCGCAGCTCATCATCAAGACCGGTGTTTTCGAGGGCAACAACCTCGACGCCGCCGGTGTTGTCGCTCTGGCTGCTCTTGAATCCCGTGAGTTCCAGCTCGCACGCGTCGCCGGTGCACTCAAGGCACCGATGTCCATGCTGGTCCGCTCGGTAGATGCACTGCGCCTGAAGCTCGACGAGGGCACTGAATCTGCTCCCGCTGCGGAAGAGGCTCCGGCCGCCGCAGAAGAAGCTCCGGCCGCAGAAGCAGCCACCGAAGAGTAA
- a CDS encoding GNAT family N-acetyltransferase — protein MTHPAAVIAQLAIPATLDSRDPAAADFIAAGRLLNEHMLELWGNTDFHDTPQTQLAGFRTTPVRRRLLFAARSGDEILGLATLSLPLTDNTHSALVNVVVAPQARRMGLGSRLYAAAEQAAAADGRRTILGETDHPAPEGTAAGAAVRPKSGTGAIPSDAAAAFAQARGFGLEQVERISLLELADAAVGQETLDAAVAAAGAGYGLEFWRGPCPEDLVDAYAQLRKKMSTDAPLAGLDLEEEQWDAARVRETERKALEMDAEVLVSVVRHLSSGQLVGHTVLMVFNANPAVAFQDDTLVLREHRGNRLGMLLKAANLVRLHQELPEAARVWTWNAAENGYMLSINDRLGFLPVGWSGEWQKLLPAV, from the coding sequence ATGACTCACCCCGCCGCCGTTATCGCCCAGCTGGCCATCCCTGCCACCCTGGATTCCCGGGATCCCGCCGCGGCCGACTTCATTGCCGCCGGCCGGCTGCTCAACGAGCACATGCTGGAGCTGTGGGGAAACACCGATTTCCACGACACGCCTCAGACTCAGCTGGCGGGCTTCCGCACCACCCCGGTCCGGCGGCGGCTGCTGTTCGCGGCACGGTCAGGGGACGAGATCCTGGGGCTGGCTACCCTGAGCCTTCCGCTGACCGACAACACCCATTCGGCGCTGGTGAACGTCGTAGTGGCACCGCAGGCCCGGCGGATGGGGCTGGGTTCGCGGCTCTATGCCGCCGCCGAGCAGGCGGCGGCAGCCGACGGGCGCAGGACCATCCTGGGGGAGACTGACCATCCCGCTCCGGAGGGAACCGCCGCCGGCGCTGCCGTCAGGCCGAAAAGCGGAACCGGGGCCATCCCCTCGGATGCGGCTGCCGCCTTCGCCCAGGCCCGGGGCTTCGGCCTGGAACAGGTGGAGCGCATCAGCCTGCTGGAACTGGCCGATGCCGCCGTCGGGCAGGAAACACTCGATGCGGCGGTTGCAGCTGCCGGAGCCGGCTACGGTCTGGAGTTCTGGCGCGGCCCCTGCCCGGAAGACCTTGTGGATGCGTACGCCCAGCTGCGGAAGAAGATGAGCACCGACGCCCCACTGGCCGGCCTGGATCTGGAAGAGGAACAGTGGGACGCGGCGCGGGTCCGGGAAACCGAGCGGAAGGCGCTCGAGATGGACGCCGAGGTGCTGGTCAGCGTGGTGCGGCACCTTTCCAGCGGGCAGCTGGTGGGCCACACCGTGCTGATGGTGTTCAACGCCAATCCGGCTGTCGCCTTTCAGGATGACACCCTCGTGCTCCGGGAGCACCGAGGCAACAGGCTGGGAATGTTGCTGAAGGCTGCGAATCTTGTGCGGCTGCATCAGGAGCTGCCCGAGGCGGCCCGGGTGTGGACCTGGAACGCGGCGGAAAACGGCTACATGCTCTCGATCAATGACCGGCTGGGCTTTCTGCCCGTGGGCTGGTCGGGGGAGTGGCAGAAGCTGCTGCCGGCCGTCTGA
- the rplA gene encoding 50S ribosomal protein L1, translating to MAKRSKAYEAAVAKIDANKLYAPIEAVELAKESNPSKFDATVEVAFRLGVDPRKADQMVRGTVNLPHGTGKTARVLVFATGEKAEQAIAAGADFVGSDDMIEKVAAGWTDFDAAVATPDMMGKVGRLGRVLGPRNLMPNPKTGTVTPNVAKAVTDIKGGKIDFRVDKHSNLHFIIGKVSFDQQKLAENYAAALDEVLRLKPSASKGRYIQKATVSTTFGPGISVDPSVTKVIADA from the coding sequence ATGGCAAAGCGCAGCAAAGCATATGAAGCAGCTGTAGCCAAGATCGATGCGAACAAGCTGTACGCACCGATCGAGGCTGTAGAGCTGGCGAAGGAATCCAATCCGTCCAAGTTCGATGCCACCGTTGAGGTTGCATTCCGCCTGGGCGTCGATCCCCGCAAGGCCGATCAGATGGTCCGCGGCACGGTCAACCTGCCCCACGGTACGGGTAAGACCGCCCGCGTCCTCGTTTTCGCAACGGGCGAGAAGGCAGAGCAGGCTATTGCAGCCGGCGCTGACTTCGTTGGTTCTGACGACATGATCGAAAAGGTTGCAGCCGGCTGGACCGACTTCGACGCCGCGGTTGCCACCCCGGACATGATGGGCAAGGTCGGCCGCCTGGGCCGTGTCCTGGGCCCGCGTAACCTTATGCCGAACCCGAAGACCGGTACGGTTACCCCGAACGTCGCCAAGGCTGTCACCGACATCAAGGGCGGCAAGATCGACTTCCGCGTCGACAAGCACTCCAACCTGCACTTCATCATCGGCAAGGTTTCCTTCGACCAGCAGAAGCTGGCCGAGAACTACGCCGCAGCACTCGATGAGGTCCTGCGCCTGAAGCCGTCCGCTTCCAAGGGCCGCTACATCCAGAAGGCAACTGTCTCCACCACCTTCGGCCCGGGCATCTCCGTGGACCCGAGCGTGACCAAGGTTATTGCCGACGCATAA
- the rplK gene encoding 50S ribosomal protein L11 gives MAPKKKVTGLIKLQINAGAANPAPPIGPALGQHGVNIMEFCKAYNAATESQRGNVIPVEITVYEDRSFTFITKTPPAAQLIKKAAGVAKGSATPHTAKVANLTQAQVEEIATMKMEDLNANDVKAAAKIIAGTARSMGITVEG, from the coding sequence ATGGCCCCCAAGAAAAAGGTCACCGGCCTCATCAAGCTGCAGATCAACGCAGGTGCCGCCAACCCGGCTCCTCCGATTGGTCCGGCACTTGGCCAGCACGGTGTCAACATCATGGAATTCTGCAAGGCGTACAACGCTGCAACGGAATCCCAGCGCGGCAACGTTATTCCCGTGGAGATCACGGTCTACGAAGACCGTTCCTTCACCTTCATCACGAAGACGCCTCCGGCTGCCCAGCTGATCAAGAAGGCTGCCGGCGTCGCCAAGGGTTCCGCAACCCCGCACACCGCCAAGGTTGCCAACCTGACCCAGGCACAGGTCGAAGAGATCGCCACCATGAAGATGGAAGACCTCAACGCCAACGATGTGAAGGCTGCAGCCAAGATCATCGCCGGCACCGCCCGCTCCATGGGTATCACCGTAGAGGGCTAA
- the nusG gene encoding transcription termination/antitermination protein NusG, whose protein sequence is MSEQELESQINDDATDLDAEDETTAADVAEAPVEGDAPAEDADAADEAVNSDSAESEDSVEESASEDSVEDSADEPEEDPAEAFKAKLRRQEGDWYVIHSYAGYENRVKANLETRIQTLDMEDNIFEIQVPMEEVVEIKNTTRKIVNRVRIPGYVLVRMELTDASWGVVRHTPGVTGFVGNAHNPVPLSLKEVFSMLEHTVVSPKVDAGRPAQESANYAVDFEVGEPVTVNEGPFETLQATISEIKPESQQLVVLVTIFERETPVTLGFGQVTKLA, encoded by the coding sequence GTGTCCGAGCAAGAACTCGAATCACAGATCAATGACGATGCCACTGATCTGGATGCCGAGGATGAAACGACCGCAGCAGACGTCGCCGAGGCGCCTGTTGAAGGTGACGCACCGGCAGAAGACGCCGACGCCGCCGACGAGGCCGTGAACTCTGATTCCGCAGAATCCGAAGACTCCGTTGAAGAGTCCGCATCCGAAGACTCCGTCGAAGATTCCGCCGACGAGCCCGAGGAAGATCCCGCAGAAGCCTTCAAGGCCAAGCTGCGCCGCCAGGAGGGTGACTGGTACGTCATCCACTCCTACGCCGGTTACGAAAACCGCGTGAAGGCCAACCTCGAGACCCGCATCCAGACCCTGGACATGGAAGATAACATCTTCGAAATCCAGGTTCCGATGGAGGAAGTCGTCGAGATCAAGAACACCACCCGCAAGATCGTCAACCGGGTGCGTATCCCCGGCTACGTTCTGGTCCGGATGGAACTGACCGACGCCTCATGGGGCGTTGTGCGGCACACGCCCGGCGTCACCGGCTTCGTGGGCAACGCCCACAACCCGGTTCCGCTGAGCCTCAAAGAGGTTTTCTCCATGCTGGAGCACACCGTCGTTTCCCCGAAGGTCGACGCCGGACGCCCCGCACAGGAATCCGCGAACTACGCCGTGGACTTCGAGGTCGGCGAGCCCGTAACGGTCAACGAAGGCCCGTTCGAGACGCTCCAGGCCACGATCTCCGAGATCAAGCCGGAGTCCCAGCAGCTGGTGGTCCTCGTGACCATCTTCGAGCGCGAGACTCCCGTGACCCTCGGCTTCGGCCAGGTCACCAAGCTGGCGTAG
- the secE gene encoding preprotein translocase subunit SecE, which translates to MTETAASSSKGHPSSGPKKRGFFAGIALFLRQVIAELKKVVTPTRKELLRYTLVVLAFVVVMMIIVTILDFVFGAGALWIFGSGSGES; encoded by the coding sequence GTGACCGAGACAGCTGCCAGCAGCTCCAAGGGACACCCCTCCAGCGGGCCCAAGAAGCGCGGCTTCTTTGCGGGCATTGCGCTCTTCCTGCGTCAGGTTATTGCTGAACTGAAAAAGGTGGTTACGCCCACCCGCAAGGAACTGCTGAGGTACACCCTCGTGGTTCTGGCCTTCGTGGTCGTGATGATGATTATCGTGACAATTTTGGATTTTGTCTTTGGTGCAGGAGCACTGTGGATCTTCGGTTCGGGCAGCGGCGAGAGCTAG